The DNA window ACTATGTTCTTCCTCACTTGGTGAGTACACCaagatgtcatctatgaacactaccACGAACTTATCGTGATACGGtttgaatactcggttcataagatccatgaatgctgcaggagcattggttagaccaaacggcattaccgtgaattcgtagtgcccataccttgtcctaaaagcagtcttagggatatcttCTGCTTTGACTTTTAACTGATGGTAACCTGATCTGAGATcaagttttgagaaaactttagcTCCTTTTAACTGatcgaaaagatcatctattctcgggagtgggtacttattctttatggtGATCTTGTTTAGctcccggtagtcgatacatagcctcatgcttccgtcctttttctttacaaaaagcaCTGGGGCTCCCCACGGTGATGCACTGGGGCGAACCTGCTTCTTGTCCAGTAGTTCTTGCAGTTGATCCTTCAGCTCTTTTAATtcagctggagccattcggtatggtgctttaGAGATTGGTACAGCACCAGGGACTAagttgatttcaaattctactTCTCTATCGGGTATCTCTCCTGGTAattcttcgggaaaaacgtctggaaattctttaaCAATTGAAATTTCTTCCAACTTTGGAACTTCTTCTCCTTTAACTTCATTAAGTACAGCTAGGTAAATATCTTCTCCTCTCTTTATAGCCTTCCTGGCTTGTGAGGCTGACAGTAGGGATCTTCTTTCTTTGGATTTCCCGTGAAATAAGACTTCCCTCTTTGCTGGAGTTTGAAGTCTAATTTCTTTCTTCTGACAGTCTACTATGGCATGGTTCTTAgctaaccagtccattccaagaatgatgtcaaactccacCATATTGAGTTGAATCAATTCTACTTCAAAAGTTTGTTTGCCGATGCAAATTTTACAGTTTCGATATACTTTGTGAGTTTCGATTATTTTACTAGCCTGTGTTGCTACTCTTAACGGTTCACTAAGAATATCATGCTCAAGTTTAAGCTTCTTAGCATATCTTCTAGACACAAACGAATGGgtggcaccacaatcaaacaaagcatatgcaggcattttattgagtaagatggTACCTGCCACAACTTCGTTGCTATTATCGGCTTCCTCTTGGGTTATGGCATAAACCCGAgcatttgttttgttttcatgttGTTTGTTGGGTCCCGACCCTTTGTCCTTGTTATCTGGACAGTCTTTAATTCTATGGCCCACTTTCCCGCACTTGAAACAAGCGCCTGTCTTCCGATAACATTCCccaatatgtttttgtcgacaTGTGTCACACCATTTTCCTTCGGTGCTACCATTACTGCCAAAACTTCCTTTGAAGGACCCTCCTGAATAATTTGGTTTCTTGAACTTGAGATTATTCTGCGTGGATTGATTGTTCAATGGTCTCTTGTTCTTGTTTTCTTCTTCTCGTCGCTTGATATCGGTTTCTGCACTCATTGCAGCGCCCATCAAGTCCGCAAAGCTGCTTGGTTTGTACACTGCCAGTGCCGACTGAATTTGGCTGTTTAGTCCTTTCTTGTAGCGGTGCATTTTTAACGTCTCATCTGACATGATTGTCGGAACGTAAGTTCCTAAATCGTTGAATTTTGACGTGTACTCCATTACCGTCATATCTGGTGACTGTCTGAAATTCTCAaactcattcagcttttgtagacGAAACTCGGCCGGATAGTATTGTTTCAAGTATTCTCTTTTGAAAATTTGCCACGTGATATCTTCTACTTCAGCTAAAGGTAGCGACACAGTTTCCCACCATTTCCTAGCCCGATCCTCCAATAACGGGGTCACGACTTCCACTCTCAATTCTTCCGGTACCTCCAGTAGATGTAGTTGTGTTTCAACGTTCTTGAGCCAGTTGTGACTGACTTCCGGATCTGGGTTCCCATCGAAAGTTGGAACTCGATTCCTTCTGAGAGATTCATAGTGATACTTAATCCCACGTGGCTGAGGTTCTTGGGGTGGTTGGATGGCGTTGGCCAGTGGATTCACAATTCCTTGTAATGTTGCAGCGACGATAGTTGCTATTGCCATCATATC is part of the Primulina eburnea isolate SZY01 chromosome 1, ASM2296580v1, whole genome shotgun sequence genome and encodes:
- the LOC140806608 gene encoding uncharacterized protein; translation: MAGRPPRNNRNARDANQNDNPPPPPPPRVNLSQEDMMAIATIVAATLQGIVNPLANAIQPPQEPQPRGIKYHYESLRRNRVPTFDGNPDPEVSHNWLKNVETQLHLLEVPEELRVEVVTPLLEDRARKWWETVSLPLAEVEDITWQIFKREYLKQYYPAEFRLQKLNEFENFRQSPDMTVMEYTSKFNDLGTYVPTIMSDETLKMHRYKKGLNSQIQSALAVYKPSSFADLMGAAMSAETDIKRREEENKNKRPLNNQSTQNNLKFKKPNYSGGSFKGSFGSNGSTEGKWCDTCRQKHIGECYRKTGACFKCGKVGHRIKDCPDNKDKGSGPNKQHENKTNARVYAITQEEADNSNEVVAELIQLNMVEFDIILGMDWLAKNHAIVDCQKKEIRLQTPAKREVLFHGKSKERRSLLSASQARKAIKRGEDIYLAVLNEVKGEEVPKLEEISIVKEFPDVFPEELPGEIPDREVEFEINLVPGAVPISKAPYRMAPAELKELKDQLQELLDKKQIRLPSVKSQSRRYP